A stretch of Synechococcus sp. WH 8020 DNA encodes these proteins:
- a CDS encoding SagB family peptide dehydrogenase, with the protein MSRYLFREGVNINNDGNNIIISTPYATRSSPKQQTLCVKDAKEPLKKLLQNLFLDGIESNQTLKTPEKLASTTTSLDLELQLQALYKAGLLIHEIEGSHGIAMRLLPINPGLKQQPCPDINNEFKLSRFTSIEPCLEGLDITSPLAPTTLRLQDHRLYPLIQRLVSPCKLASISPLLPEDLRTQYRDIISLFLSSGMVGICNSEHNAEIDQEAIRAGWNKQDLSFHNHTRRHIIDRCQEELLHRNINRPPPPARNQRIILSTVPLPQPKIKKQDADFYQIIRKRQTIRSYNSNPITLEALGNLLWYSVHTREEIICDPALPRSYEGLLKPVASAGGLHSIELYLCIKQCIGIGSGLYHYDSFDHCLGKMSELNNPCQNMLEMAVNTTCRGPQSASISPGQGQQPDVLIVMATRYERNAILHSETGLTYALILKDAGSIYQQLYLVATALGLAPCGLSFGSSELFEQASGIPSKIECSVGEFMIGNPSQGHSSLMTK; encoded by the coding sequence ATGTCGAGATACTTATTCCGCGAAGGTGTAAACATCAACAATGATGGCAACAACATCATCATCTCTACCCCCTACGCAACACGATCAAGTCCAAAGCAGCAAACGTTGTGCGTCAAAGACGCGAAAGAGCCACTAAAAAAACTTCTACAAAATCTTTTTCTAGATGGAATTGAAAGCAATCAAACCTTAAAAACTCCAGAAAAGTTAGCCTCCACCACTACATCATTAGACCTTGAGCTACAACTTCAGGCTCTCTATAAGGCAGGCTTGCTGATCCACGAAATCGAAGGGAGTCATGGCATTGCCATGCGCCTGCTACCGATCAACCCCGGGCTAAAGCAACAACCCTGTCCAGACATCAATAACGAATTCAAATTATCAAGATTTACGAGCATTGAACCCTGCCTAGAGGGCCTCGATATCACATCACCTTTAGCACCAACAACATTACGCTTACAAGATCATCGGCTGTACCCACTCATCCAGAGGCTTGTATCTCCCTGCAAATTAGCAAGCATTAGTCCTCTCCTACCTGAAGATCTACGGACTCAATATCGAGATATCATCTCCCTCTTTCTATCATCCGGCATGGTCGGAATTTGCAACAGCGAACACAACGCAGAGATCGATCAAGAGGCGATCAGGGCAGGCTGGAACAAGCAGGACCTGAGCTTTCACAACCATACGCGTCGCCATATTATTGATCGCTGCCAAGAAGAGTTATTGCACAGAAACATCAACAGGCCGCCACCACCAGCCAGGAATCAAAGAATCATCCTCAGCACAGTGCCTTTACCACAACCAAAAATCAAGAAACAGGACGCGGATTTCTACCAAATTATTCGGAAGCGGCAAACCATTCGCTCCTACAATTCAAATCCTATTACGCTGGAAGCATTAGGAAATCTGCTCTGGTATTCCGTACATACCCGAGAAGAAATCATCTGCGATCCAGCACTACCACGATCGTACGAAGGTTTACTGAAGCCTGTCGCGAGTGCTGGAGGCCTCCATTCAATCGAGCTTTATCTATGCATTAAACAGTGCATCGGAATTGGCTCAGGTTTATATCATTACGACTCTTTTGATCACTGTCTTGGGAAGATGAGTGAACTTAACAATCCATGCCAAAATATGCTTGAGATGGCTGTCAATACAACATGCAGAGGACCTCAGTCGGCTTCGATATCGCCAGGCCAAGGCCAGCAACCTGATGTTTTAATCGTGATGGCTACGCGCTACGAAAGAAATGCCATCCTTCATTCTGAAACCGGGCTGACCTATGCACTAATCCTGAAAGATGCGGGTTCTATTTACCAACAGCTTTATCTTGTTGCCACAGCTCTGGGACTCGCTCCATGCGGGTTAAGCTTTGGGAGCAGTGAATTATTCGAACAGGCTTCCGGAATACCTAGCAAGATCGAATGCTCAGTAGGCGAGTTCATGATTGGAAATCCCAGTCAAGGTCATTCATCATTGATGACGAAATAA
- a CDS encoding chlorophyll a/b binding light-harvesting protein, which yields MQSYGKPSVSYDWWAGNSGVASRSGSFIAAHAAHAGLIMFWAGAFTLFELARYDALLPMGEQGLILLPHLASLGLGLGTDATISNTEPYIAIAAFHLVSSAVLGAAGIWHTLRAPKDLSKAEGRAEKFHFEWDDPKKLTFILGHHLIFLGLGVIAFVEWAQHHGIYDTALGAVRKVEPNIDLGMVWSYQTNFLSISSLEDVMGGHAVLAFILTIGGVWHIITSPFGPFKKILIYSGEAILSYSLAGIALMGFVTSIWCAQNTTIYPVELYGEALKLNFAFSPYFSDTVPVLNDGHTARAWLANTHFYLAFFFLQGHFWHALRSMGFDFKSVSKAFDSMDTMKVN from the coding sequence ATGCAATCTTATGGGAAGCCATCAGTCAGTTATGACTGGTGGGCAGGCAATTCAGGGGTCGCCAGTCGCTCTGGTTCCTTCATTGCTGCTCATGCAGCACATGCAGGCCTCATCATGTTTTGGGCTGGAGCATTCACACTCTTTGAGTTGGCTCGTTATGACGCGCTGCTGCCCATGGGGGAACAAGGATTAATCCTTCTCCCTCATTTGGCTTCATTAGGCTTAGGCCTTGGTACAGATGCAACGATCAGCAATACAGAGCCTTACATTGCTATAGCTGCATTTCACTTGGTCTCTTCTGCAGTATTAGGAGCTGCTGGTATTTGGCACACCCTCAGAGCTCCCAAGGATTTATCCAAGGCAGAAGGACGTGCAGAGAAATTCCATTTCGAATGGGATGATCCCAAAAAGCTTACTTTTATTCTTGGCCACCATCTCATCTTTCTAGGCCTAGGTGTAATTGCTTTTGTTGAATGGGCCCAGCACCACGGAATCTATGACACTGCCCTTGGCGCTGTTCGCAAGGTTGAACCCAACATTGACCTGGGAATGGTATGGAGCTATCAAACAAATTTCCTTTCCATTAGCAGCTTAGAAGACGTCATGGGTGGCCATGCTGTATTGGCCTTTATATTGACCATTGGTGGGGTTTGGCACATTATTACAAGCCCATTTGGACCCTTCAAGAAAATCCTGATCTACTCCGGAGAAGCAATCCTTTCCTATTCACTTGCAGGAATCGCGCTAATGGGGTTTGTGACAAGCATATGGTGTGCACAAAACACAACGATTTACCCAGTTGAATTATACGGCGAAGCTCTAAAACTCAATTTTGCATTCTCACCCTATTTCAGTGACACAGTGCCTGTATTGAACGATGGACATACGGCAAGAGCCTGGCTTGCAAACACACACTTTTACTTAGCCTTTTTCTTCCTACAGGGCCACTTCTGGCATGCTTTGAGGAGTATGGGTTTTGATTTCAAGAGTGTCTCAAAAGCCTTTGATTCAATGGACACAATGAAGGTGAATTAA
- a CDS encoding YchJ family protein, with the protein MVRAAGFGASKSREPCPCLSGMSYDSCCEPLHRGERWAMTAEQLMRSRYSAFAFAEVDYLIETHPDTATSFAQRRKELRKNCHDVRWLALKIKAVEAGEVDDLQGTVTFEATFGVAGQRNVMTETSLFQRRDGDRKGKWLYIKPL; encoded by the coding sequence ATGGTAAGAGCTGCTGGTTTCGGAGCATCAAAAAGTAGAGAGCCATGCCCTTGCTTGAGTGGAATGAGCTACGACAGCTGTTGCGAACCTCTGCATCGTGGGGAGCGATGGGCGATGACTGCTGAACAGTTGATGCGTTCGCGTTATTCGGCTTTTGCGTTCGCTGAGGTTGATTATTTGATAGAAACACATCCCGACACAGCGACGTCTTTTGCGCAACGTCGCAAGGAGTTGCGGAAGAATTGCCACGATGTGCGTTGGTTGGCACTGAAGATCAAAGCCGTGGAAGCTGGCGAAGTGGATGATCTTCAAGGCACCGTGACGTTTGAGGCAACATTTGGGGTGGCTGGTCAACGCAATGTGATGACTGAGACGTCACTGTTTCAACGAAGGGATGGGGATAGGAAGGGGAAATGGTTGTACATCAAGCCTCTGTAG
- a CDS encoding DUF3326 domain-containing protein, which produces MLVPTGIGCAIGGYAGDALPSARLLAAASGCLITHPNVMNGASLYWKDPRIHYVEGYGLDRFATGDWALRSVRQQRIGLLLDAGIEPELRQRHLQVADGCRATLGIEIGPVVTSDLPLGVHLGRGQSGASWGTLERPDSLLRAGERLKAHGASAIAVVARFPDDQGSEALEAYRHGSGVDALAGAEAVISHLLVRQLQIPCAHAPALSPLSLDLQLDPRAAAEELGYTFLACVLVGLSQAPALIQRAAANPSDLVADDLGVLVVPEGALGGEAVLACLERRVPVISVANPSVLEVTSTALGVGSEVLTAGSYLEAAGLVLALREGVAISALMRPLPALKEMNQW; this is translated from the coding sequence ATGCTGGTCCCAACGGGGATTGGTTGTGCGATCGGCGGGTATGCCGGCGATGCTCTACCGAGTGCCAGGCTTTTGGCTGCGGCCTCAGGGTGTTTGATCACCCATCCCAACGTGATGAATGGGGCTTCTTTGTATTGGAAAGATCCGCGCATTCACTATGTGGAGGGCTACGGACTCGACCGCTTTGCTACCGGCGATTGGGCGCTGCGATCTGTTCGCCAGCAGCGGATTGGTTTGCTTCTGGATGCCGGTATCGAACCGGAGCTGCGTCAACGGCACCTGCAGGTAGCCGATGGTTGTAGAGCAACGCTGGGCATTGAAATTGGCCCTGTGGTCACTAGCGATCTGCCCTTAGGTGTGCATTTGGGACGAGGCCAGAGCGGGGCGAGTTGGGGCACCCTTGAGCGCCCCGACTCCCTATTGCGGGCGGGTGAACGCTTAAAAGCCCATGGTGCATCGGCGATTGCGGTGGTTGCTCGCTTTCCTGATGATCAGGGAAGTGAGGCTTTGGAGGCCTACCGCCATGGCAGTGGTGTGGATGCCTTGGCGGGCGCCGAAGCCGTGATTAGCCATCTACTGGTACGCCAGCTGCAGATACCCTGCGCCCATGCACCGGCCTTGTCGCCGTTGTCGCTGGATCTGCAGTTGGATCCTCGTGCGGCAGCGGAAGAGTTGGGTTACACCTTTTTGGCGTGCGTGTTGGTGGGTTTAAGTCAGGCACCAGCCTTGATCCAGCGTGCAGCCGCCAACCCAAGTGATCTTGTCGCTGATGATTTGGGAGTGTTGGTTGTCCCAGAGGGTGCTCTCGGTGGAGAAGCGGTGTTGGCTTGTCTTGAACGCAGGGTTCCTGTGATCAGTGTTGCCAATCCGTCCGTGCTGGAGGTCACGTCAACAGCTCTTGGTGTGGGATCTGAAGTGTTGACAGCAGGCTCTTATCTGGAGGCGGCTGGATTGGTACTAGCTCTACGCGAAGGTGTCGCCATATCCGCATTGATGCGACCCTTGCCTGCCTTGAAGGAGATGAATCAATGGTAA
- a CDS encoding 2Fe-2S iron-sulfur cluster-binding protein, translating into MSDHASVAVTYNVSIEVDSVEHSFSCRSDQTVLAAAEEAGVMLPSSCCSGVCTTCAARLKSGAVEQPDAMGVKEDLRADGFTLLCVAFPCSDLRLLAGQEDALYEAQFGQYQK; encoded by the coding sequence ATGAGCGATCACGCCAGTGTTGCTGTCACTTACAACGTCAGCATCGAAGTGGATTCTGTTGAACACAGCTTTTCCTGTCGTTCTGATCAAACCGTGTTGGCGGCTGCCGAAGAAGCCGGGGTCATGCTCCCGAGTTCTTGCTGTTCAGGCGTTTGCACGACCTGTGCTGCTCGGCTGAAAAGCGGAGCAGTGGAGCAACCGGATGCGATGGGTGTCAAGGAAGACCTACGCGCTGATGGATTCACCTTGCTTTGCGTTGCCTTCCCTTGTTCTGATCTTCGGCTTCTAGCGGGTCAAGAGGATGCACTCTATGAAGCTCAGTTTGGTCAGTACCAGAAATGA
- a CDS encoding TIGR02466 family protein, whose translation MTLTLHQLFPTVVATTKLAIDPIDLAGHLQTLLALRGDAVGNPCEGCAWTGDINGVWQLHRQPEFAPLAQQVAEQAMRYLEAVGFDCSRVALHLQRCWPVLSDWDQLVGRHHHPNAHLSAVLYLTGNGSGEEGVLRVHSPLQSNELVSGLAAGHGGPIARDHPFNAETWDLAPEGGLLVLFPSRLDHSVLANGDPESLRGSISFDFALTAPEQGNPPEYLAPHPSQWSLCADLTS comes from the coding sequence ATGACTTTGACTCTTCACCAGCTTTTCCCAACGGTTGTAGCGACAACCAAGCTGGCAATCGATCCAATTGACCTTGCTGGGCATTTGCAGACACTGCTGGCTCTCAGGGGTGATGCGGTGGGCAACCCCTGTGAGGGATGCGCTTGGACGGGTGATATTAACGGTGTTTGGCAGTTGCATCGCCAACCTGAGTTTGCTCCCTTGGCTCAACAAGTGGCAGAGCAGGCCATGCGTTATTTGGAGGCGGTTGGGTTTGATTGCAGCCGAGTGGCTTTGCATCTTCAGCGCTGCTGGCCTGTGCTGAGCGACTGGGATCAGCTCGTGGGACGCCATCACCATCCCAATGCCCATCTCAGTGCTGTGTTGTATCTCACTGGGAATGGTTCGGGTGAGGAGGGTGTGCTTCGTGTTCATTCCCCACTGCAAAGCAATGAACTCGTGTCAGGGCTTGCCGCTGGCCATGGGGGTCCCATTGCTAGAGATCACCCTTTTAATGCGGAAACCTGGGACTTGGCTCCAGAGGGTGGACTGCTGGTTTTGTTCCCTTCCAGGCTTGACCACAGCGTGTTGGCGAATGGTGATCCTGAATCGCTCCGCGGCTCGATCAGTTTTGACTTTGCTCTCACCGCCCCTGAGCAGGGAAACCCACCGGAATACCTAGCCCCCCATCCTTCTCAATGGAGTCTTTGCGCAGATCTGACGTCATAG
- a CDS encoding F0F1 ATP synthase subunit gamma, protein MANLKEIRDRIKSVKNTRKITEAMRLVAAAKVRRAQEQVLRSRPFADRLARLLENLQSRMRFEDADAPLLEQRAVQTITLMAVTGDRGLCGGYNSNIIKRTEKRFAELQSQGYKVALVLIGRKAISYFTNRNYPIQATFTGLEQVPTADEAGSIASEIFAEFLSETSDRVEIIFTKFINLVSCKPVVQTLLPLDPQGIAEAEDEIFRLTTKEGRLSVEAGSAPDNAQPALPSDIVFEQSPDQLLNALLPLYLQNQLLRSLQESAASELASRMTAMNNASDNAKELAKTLTLDYNKARQAAITQEILEVVGGSAAAGA, encoded by the coding sequence ATGGCAAATCTCAAAGAGATCCGGGACCGGATTAAATCGGTCAAGAACACCCGCAAGATCACTGAGGCCATGCGCCTCGTGGCTGCGGCCAAAGTTCGTCGCGCCCAAGAACAAGTACTGCGTAGCCGTCCGTTTGCCGATCGGCTCGCACGTCTTCTCGAGAATCTCCAATCGCGCATGCGCTTTGAAGATGCTGATGCTCCTCTGCTGGAGCAGCGAGCTGTTCAAACCATCACCTTGATGGCCGTCACTGGCGATCGTGGTCTTTGTGGTGGTTACAACTCCAATATCATCAAGCGCACAGAGAAACGTTTCGCTGAGCTTCAAAGCCAGGGTTACAAAGTTGCTCTTGTGTTGATTGGACGCAAAGCAATCAGCTATTTCACCAACCGTAATTATCCAATTCAAGCTACTTTTACAGGCTTGGAGCAGGTACCTACTGCTGATGAAGCTGGTTCCATAGCTAGCGAAATTTTCGCTGAGTTTCTGTCTGAGACTTCAGATCGTGTAGAGATCATCTTCACTAAGTTCATCAATTTGGTGAGCTGCAAGCCGGTGGTTCAAACGCTTCTGCCTCTAGACCCCCAAGGGATTGCTGAGGCAGAGGATGAAATCTTCAGACTCACCACAAAAGAAGGTCGCCTATCTGTGGAAGCAGGAAGTGCACCTGACAATGCACAGCCTGCTTTGCCTTCAGACATCGTTTTTGAGCAAAGTCCTGATCAGTTGTTGAATGCGTTGTTGCCTTTGTACCTACAAAATCAACTCCTGCGTTCTCTCCAGGAATCGGCAGCATCCGAGCTTGCAAGTCGCATGACTGCAATGAACAATGCAAGTGACAATGCCAAGGAGTTGGCTAAGACGCTCACCCTTGACTACAACAAGGCGCGTCAGGCAGCCATTACCCAGGAAATCCTGGAAGTGGTTGGTGGCTCAGCTGCTGCAGGAGCCTAG
- the atpA gene encoding F0F1 ATP synthase subunit alpha — protein sequence MVSIRPDEISAILKQQIEDYDKSVSVSNVGTVLQVGDGIARVYGLQQVMAGELVEFEDGTEGIALNLEDDNVGVVLMGEGLGIQEGSTVRATGKIASVPVGDAMLGRVVNPLGVAIDGKGDLATTESRLIESPAPGIIQRKSVHEPMQTGITAIDAMIPIGRGQRELIIGDRQTGKTAICIDTILNQADQDVVCVYVAIGQKAASVAQVTEVLRERGALDYTVVVAANASEPAALQYLAPYTGASIAEYFMYKGKATLVIYDDLTKQAQAYRQMSLLLRRPPGREAYPGDVFYCHSRLLERAAKLSDAMGKGSMTALPIIETQAGDVSAYIPTNVISITDGQVFLSSDLFNSGLRPAINVGISVSRVGGAAQTKAIKKIAGTLKLELAQFDELAAFSQFASDLDAATQQQLSRGKRLRELLKQPQFSPLILAEQVAIVYAGVKGLIDDVPVEEVVQFSRELREYLKSNKPEFISKIQNEKVLSPEAETTLKEAIAEVVSTMLASAN from the coding sequence ATGGTTTCCATCAGACCCGACGAGATCAGCGCCATTCTTAAGCAGCAGATCGAGGACTATGACAAGTCCGTATCGGTCAGCAACGTCGGCACCGTCCTGCAAGTTGGTGACGGTATTGCCCGTGTATATGGCCTTCAGCAGGTGATGGCTGGTGAGCTGGTTGAGTTCGAAGACGGCACCGAAGGGATTGCCCTCAACCTCGAAGATGACAACGTCGGCGTTGTGCTGATGGGCGAGGGCCTTGGAATTCAGGAAGGAAGCACCGTCCGAGCGACAGGCAAGATTGCTTCCGTTCCCGTTGGTGACGCCATGCTTGGACGCGTGGTTAATCCACTCGGTGTTGCAATCGACGGCAAGGGTGACCTCGCGACGACTGAATCCCGATTGATTGAGTCTCCAGCTCCCGGAATCATTCAACGTAAGTCTGTGCATGAGCCAATGCAGACAGGCATTACGGCTATTGACGCCATGATTCCAATTGGGCGTGGTCAGCGGGAGCTGATCATTGGTGACCGTCAAACCGGTAAGACAGCTATTTGTATTGACACGATCCTGAACCAGGCTGATCAGGATGTTGTCTGTGTCTACGTTGCGATCGGACAGAAAGCAGCTTCTGTTGCCCAGGTCACGGAAGTGCTGCGCGAGCGTGGTGCTCTTGATTACACCGTGGTGGTGGCAGCAAACGCCTCAGAACCTGCGGCCCTTCAGTACCTGGCTCCCTACACAGGAGCCTCGATTGCTGAGTACTTCATGTACAAAGGCAAGGCAACTTTGGTCATCTATGACGATTTGACCAAGCAAGCTCAGGCCTACCGCCAGATGTCATTGCTTCTGCGTCGTCCGCCCGGTCGTGAGGCATATCCCGGTGACGTGTTCTATTGCCACAGCCGTTTGCTTGAGCGTGCTGCAAAGCTCTCTGACGCTATGGGCAAAGGTTCGATGACCGCCCTTCCGATCATCGAGACCCAGGCCGGTGACGTGTCTGCTTACATCCCAACCAACGTGATTTCGATCACGGATGGTCAGGTCTTCCTCAGTTCTGACTTGTTCAACTCCGGCTTACGGCCTGCGATCAACGTTGGTATCTCTGTGAGTCGTGTTGGCGGTGCAGCCCAGACCAAGGCGATCAAGAAGATTGCAGGCACCTTGAAGCTTGAATTGGCTCAGTTTGATGAACTGGCTGCATTCTCTCAATTTGCTTCCGATCTTGATGCCGCTACACAGCAGCAGCTCAGCCGAGGCAAGCGTCTTCGTGAGCTTCTGAAGCAGCCTCAGTTCAGTCCATTGATTTTGGCTGAGCAGGTGGCGATTGTTTATGCAGGTGTCAAAGGCCTGATTGATGATGTTCCTGTTGAAGAGGTTGTTCAGTTCTCCCGCGAGTTGCGTGAGTACCTCAAGAGCAATAAGCCTGAGTTCATCAGCAAAATCCAAAACGAGAAGGTCTTGAGCCCTGAAGCTGAGACCACTCTCAAAGAGGCGATTGCTGAAGTTGTGTCCACCATGCTGGCCTCCGCCAACTGA
- the atpH gene encoding ATP synthase F1 subunit delta, with the protein MPLLNSLATPYADALLQVTDVRQESEEVANQCKALLSAWESSEPLRDAMTSPVLEPEAKKKALTSLLSEQVTPSLMNLLKVLADRQRLPALEAVLLRYLELYRESRNIALAHVRAAQPLSEEQQAALTTKVQSMAGTNAVEIDLKVDPSLIGGFVVNLGSQVIDASLSGQVRRLGLALAKAS; encoded by the coding sequence ATGCCTCTTTTAAATTCTCTAGCAACTCCTTACGCTGACGCTCTTCTTCAGGTCACTGACGTCCGTCAGGAATCCGAAGAAGTCGCCAATCAGTGCAAGGCCCTTCTTTCTGCTTGGGAGAGTTCAGAGCCTCTTCGTGATGCGATGACATCTCCTGTTCTCGAACCAGAGGCAAAGAAGAAAGCTTTAACCAGTCTTCTTTCAGAGCAAGTCACTCCTTCTCTGATGAACTTGCTTAAGGTTTTGGCTGATCGCCAACGACTTCCGGCCCTTGAAGCGGTGCTTTTGCGCTATCTCGAACTCTATCGGGAGTCTCGGAATATTGCTCTAGCGCATGTTCGCGCTGCTCAACCGCTCTCAGAAGAACAGCAGGCCGCATTGACCACCAAAGTCCAGTCAATGGCTGGAACCAATGCTGTTGAAATCGATCTCAAGGTCGATCCATCGTTGATTGGTGGCTTTGTCGTCAACCTCGGTTCTCAGGTGATCGATGCCAGCCTCTCCGGTCAGGTTCGACGCCTTGGTCTTGCACTCGCTAAGGCGAGCTGA
- a CDS encoding F0F1 ATP synthase subunit B has translation MTLLFPLIAAEGGFGINLNLFETNLINLVIVIGVLYWFLKGFLGGMLERRREAILKDLQDAEKRLKTATVELSKAQEELSAAQQKAEKIRLDGKSRAEAIRADGEKRTIQAMAALKQDALADLTAEGARLTEQLRREAALSAIDKALAELPKRLDSKAQAKLIDSSISHLEDV, from the coding sequence ATGACTCTTTTATTTCCTTTAATTGCTGCTGAGGGTGGATTCGGAATCAACCTCAATCTTTTTGAAACTAATCTGATCAACCTGGTCATCGTGATCGGTGTTTTGTATTGGTTTTTGAAAGGATTTCTGGGGGGGATGCTCGAGCGCAGACGCGAAGCCATCCTTAAGGATCTTCAAGATGCTGAAAAGCGTTTGAAGACGGCCACAGTTGAACTCTCTAAAGCTCAAGAAGAGCTTTCGGCAGCCCAACAAAAGGCTGAAAAAATCCGTCTAGACGGCAAATCTCGCGCTGAAGCTATTCGCGCTGACGGTGAAAAGCGAACGATTCAGGCCATGGCTGCACTCAAGCAAGACGCCTTGGCTGATCTCACTGCAGAAGGTGCTCGTCTCACTGAGCAGCTCCGTCGTGAAGCGGCTCTTTCCGCGATTGACAAGGCTTTGGCTGAACTGCCCAAACGCCTTGACAGCAAGGCTCAAGCCAAGCTGATCGACTCCTCTATCTCTCACTTGGAGGACGTCTAA
- a CDS encoding F0F1 ATP synthase subunit B', with protein sequence MTWLLFAEAAVPEGGLFDLDATLPLMAFQVVLLTFLLNSLFFRPVGKVVEDREGYINTSRADAKQKLEQVRRLESDLQDQLRGARQAAQSAIVDAETEVDSLYREALAAAETEANRTREQARKEIESQRESAQAKLMAQVDQLSSQIIQRLLAA encoded by the coding sequence ATGACCTGGCTTCTGTTCGCTGAAGCGGCGGTTCCGGAGGGAGGTCTTTTTGACCTCGATGCCACCTTGCCTTTAATGGCTTTTCAGGTGGTTCTCCTAACCTTTCTGCTCAATTCTCTGTTCTTCCGGCCGGTTGGCAAGGTCGTGGAAGATCGTGAGGGATATATCAATACGAGTCGTGCTGATGCCAAGCAAAAGCTTGAGCAAGTGCGACGACTCGAGTCCGACCTTCAAGATCAACTACGAGGCGCTAGACAAGCTGCACAGTCAGCCATTGTTGATGCAGAAACGGAAGTTGATTCTCTTTACCGCGAGGCATTAGCTGCTGCGGAAACTGAAGCCAATCGCACTCGAGAACAGGCTCGTAAAGAAATTGAGTCTCAACGTGAATCTGCACAAGCAAAGTTGATGGCTCAGGTTGATCAACTCAGCTCACAGATCATTCAACGACTGCTAGCTGCATGA
- the atpE gene encoding ATP synthase F0 subunit C: protein MDSITSAASVVAAGLAVGLAAIGPGIGQGSASQGAVEGIARQPEAEGKIRGTLLLSLAFMESLTIYGLVVALVLLFANPFA from the coding sequence ATGGATTCCATCACTTCTGCAGCCTCCGTCGTTGCTGCTGGTCTGGCTGTAGGCCTGGCTGCCATCGGTCCTGGTATCGGTCAGGGCAGCGCTTCCCAAGGTGCTGTTGAAGGCATTGCTCGTCAGCCTGAAGCTGAGGGCAAGATCCGCGGCACCCTGCTGCTCTCTCTGGCATTCATGGAGTCTCTGACGATCTACGGCCTTGTGGTGGCCCTGGTGCTTCTGTTCGCCAACCCATTCGCATGA
- the atpB gene encoding F0F1 ATP synthase subunit A: MALLPFTLPLAELEVGHHLYWQIGNLNLHGQIFLSSWILIGALLAFVLVGTKNLSRDPKGAQNLLEFLWDYIRDLSRDQIGEKYYREWLPFIGTLFLFIFVSNWGGALIPWKVIELPEGELGAPTADINTTVAMALLVTLAYFYAGLSKKGWRFFELYVEPTPIMLPFKIIEEFTKPLSLSFRLFGNILADELAVGVLVYLVPLIVPLPVMLLGLFTSAIQALIFATLAAFYIGEGLHEAH; this comes from the coding sequence ATGGCTTTGCTGCCTTTCACACTGCCGTTAGCCGAACTGGAGGTTGGTCACCATCTGTATTGGCAGATCGGTAACCTCAATCTGCACGGCCAGATTTTCCTCAGCTCTTGGATTTTGATCGGTGCCCTGCTTGCCTTTGTGCTGGTTGGTACTAAAAATCTTAGTCGCGATCCAAAAGGTGCGCAGAACCTTCTTGAGTTCTTGTGGGATTACATTCGTGATCTCTCCCGTGATCAGATCGGAGAGAAGTACTACCGCGAATGGCTCCCCTTCATTGGCACCCTGTTCCTGTTCATCTTTGTCAGTAACTGGGGTGGCGCACTGATCCCTTGGAAGGTGATCGAGCTCCCAGAAGGAGAACTTGGTGCTCCAACTGCAGACATCAACACCACGGTGGCGATGGCTCTGCTTGTGACACTGGCCTATTTCTACGCCGGTTTGAGCAAGAAGGGTTGGAGATTCTTCGAGCTTTACGTGGAGCCGACCCCCATCATGCTCCCGTTCAAGATCATTGAGGAATTTACCAAGCCTCTGTCACTTTCTTTCCGTCTTTTCGGAAACATCCTTGCTGATGAACTGGCAGTCGGTGTGCTTGTTTATCTGGTGCCCCTGATTGTTCCCCTTCCGGTGATGTTGCTTGGCCTCTTCACCAGTGCTATTCAGGCTCTTATTTTTGCGACTCTTGCAGCCTTCTACATCGGTGAAGGTCTTCACGAAGCGCATTAG